From the Lycium ferocissimum isolate CSIRO_LF1 unplaced genomic scaffold, AGI_CSIRO_Lferr_CH_V1 ctg12819, whole genome shotgun sequence genome, the window GTTTCTTGTATACAGCTTAGTTATGTCTTGTCCGTGGTTACGTAGGCATCATGGGCCtattatataaatacatattataTTCATAGGTAGCCTCCTTGGCCTTATTATGCCATTCGAGACATTGAAGATGCAGGTTACAATttggttcgctcgaccctagtAAGGTGCCGGgagccaatcacgccttaccaaggtaGGGCCGTGACACACTGACACTCCGGTGTCCATGCAaagtaatttttctttttgagcaACCAGAAAAATCGGTGGCTTTTATCTAAAGATCGAGAAATGAATCTGCTTAAGGCCGTGATCCTTCCAGTCAGTCTCGGTACCCCTTTTAGTTCTCGACTACCCGTATATCTTCGATGGCCTTAATCTTATCCGGGTTACTTTTGATTTCTCGATTTGACATCATGAAGCCTAGGAACTTGCTCGAACCTACTCTGAAGGCGCACCTCTCCGGGTTCAGCTTTATGTTGTGCTTGCGTAGAATGTCGAAGGTCTCCTGCAAATGCTTTAAGTGGTCCGCTATTTCCAGGGACTTAATGAGCATATAATCAATATAAACCTCCTTTTTTTTACCTACTTACTTTTCGATCATATTGTTTACTAGGCGTTGATAAGTGGCACCAGTATTTTTTAACCCGAACGGCATCACGTTGTAACAGTAAGTTCCGTACTTCGTTATAAAAGATGTTTTTTCTTGATCTTTTAGGTTCATTCGGATCTGATTGTACCCAGAATAAGCCTCAAGAAAGTTTAATGTCGCATAGCCAGCCGTCACATCAATCATGCGATCGATGTTACGTAAAGGAAAAGAATCCTTCGATCACGCTTTAttcaaatctttataatctACAGACATTCTAAActtattaccttttttgggtACAACCACGAAGTTAGCTAACCAATCCAGGTATTTAACCTCCCGGATGGATCCTATTTTTAATAACTTTGTTACCTCTTCTTTGACGAATTTACGTTTGACCTCAACCATCGGTCTCCGCTTCTGTTTTACCGGGAGAAATTTTTTATCAAGGCTTAGCCGGTGAGTGGTCGCTTCGGGTGGAATACCtatcatgtctaaatgggaccgTGCAAAataatcggcattagcttgaagaaatttgattaatttactcTTGAGGTCCGAGGTTAGctccgtgcccaggtataccttcctGTCCGGTAGATGGACGAACGGAATAACTTGTTCAAGCTCTTCCACCGTTGATTTCGTTGCATCCGAATCATCTGGCAATACAAATGACCTAAGAACTCTGAAGTTGTCTTCTTCCAGGTCCATCTTCCCTTCCCCTCTGAACCTGGCCGGATCAGCATCATGTGATTGCTATTTAGCATTTTCTACTTCATTCGGGTCCTCAGTACCCTCGGGGGCTTTATCTGATGTCTGAACAGCTTCTTCAATTATGAACATCTCCTTTGCTGCAGGTTGCTCTCCATGAATGATTTTTACCCCTTCTGACATTAGAAATTTTAGTATTTGGTGCAAAGCTGAAGGCACCGCCCTCATGATGTGCAACCACGGCCTTCCGAGCAAAGTGTTATACCTCATTTCTCCGTCGATGACATCAAACTTTGCGTGCTGGATTATACCGGCCGCATTCACCGGTAGTGTTATCTCACCTTTCGTATTTTCGCATGCCATATTAAATCCGTTTAGAACGTGGGCGGCTGGTATGATCTGATCTACCAGCCCCAACTGCTCCACTACATTCCATCGGATAATGTTGACCGTGCTACCTGGATCAATCTAAATACATTTCACAAAAGTTTTACTTTTGAAGACAGAAATTACCAAAGCATCATTGTGGGGTTAAATGATGCCCTCCGCGTCTTCGTCACTGGTTCAAGATGAAATAGTCCTATTCTTGGTCCCTAGTTTTCTTTTCTCGAGTGATTGagaactttttcttcttcatcatcagaCCTCGGGCTATTTTCAGCCCTTAGTGAACATGTTGATCAGATGTTGAGGCTGCTCCGTTTCGTTCTTTTTGCTGGGTTCCGTATTTTTGAAATGATTCTTTGCTCACTCACTCAGGAATTCTTGAAGATGACCATTCTTCAGTAGTCATGCCACTTCATCCCTTAACCCTTTACAATCATCGGTTCGGTGCCCGTGTGTTTCGTAGTACTCGCATATCAAGTTCGGATCTCGTTGCGAGGGGTCTGTTCGTAACGTCCTTGGCCATCTCATACCCTCAATATGACCGATAACTGCTACAATGGCTGTTAAGTCAACATTGAAGTTATATTC encodes:
- the LOC132041994 gene encoding uncharacterized protein LOC132041994 — translated: MKGPNPGISNASLKPKENLLEFGDITWADVHNRYESKIRVDNDQLGLPPSPINRIKNSDRPNRITEIMFQPPRDRYHPDSQPQRSTFILDKGRSGPRPTIVAVIGHIEGSTVNIIRWNVVEQLGLVDQIIPAAHVLNGFNMACENTKGEITLPVNAAGIIQHAKFDVIDGEMRYNTLLGRPWLHIMRAVPSALHQILKFLMSEGVKIIHGEQPAAKEMFIIEEAVQTSDKAPEGTEDPNEVENAK